Within the Fusarium keratoplasticum isolate Fu6.1 chromosome 1, whole genome shotgun sequence genome, the region ttggcgatggcgtcttTCAGCTCCTGTGTCATGACGCCGTTTATAATGGGATGACCAATGTTATTTCCTGCTACGAGTCAATACGGTTTGCAAAAGCTGGCGAATGTCTAAAAGAAGCTGACCTAGATCAAATGGCCCAACAAACAAGACATCGATACCCTCAACAGCGGCAATCTCGTCAATGGACTCGAGCgcctccttggtctcaatCTGGACAATAGTCAAGAGGGAGTCGTTGGCCTGCTGGAGGTAATCTGTGAAGGAAGGCACTGGGTTGAATCGCTCTGGGGCAATTGGAGAGCCGAAGCCTCGTTGGCCCAAGGGTGGAAACTTGGACGACTGGACGAGCTGTCGAGCTTCTTCGGGAGTTCGTAGCAACGGCACGACTATCTAGATCAAGTCAACACCCTGAATGCCATATTTTAGGCTCAACACCTACACCATGGGCTCCGCTGTCGAGAGCACCTGAGAAAGGTTAGCCTCATCTTCAAGTAGTGTGGTATATCTTCTGAGGTCTTACGCTTCACCATCCAGCCTTGGATGTCGGGCAATCTCACAATGGGTGACACTCCCAATGCTGCAATCGCCGGGACAGCATCATGCATAGCGCCATCTAAAGGCTCATCAGCGGTGCCCCTTCATTCTCTCGACCAAGAATCCCCACCATCCAAGTTTCCATGCTCGCAGTCAACCAGGACCCAGTCAACCCCAGACCGCGCCAACACTCGCGATATGTTTGCGCCGGGGAGCATCTGCCAGGCGCCCATAGACTTTCTACCCTCTTTGAGCGCCGTACGCAACCGGTTCGACGCCTGCATCGTGGTTAGATGTCTCGCTGTCCCCCGCAACCGTAGTGAGTTGCCAGCAGTGAGAGCTGGTCTCATTCGGAGAGCTGTCGATGACAAGAGCTTCATGGTGGACCTCTTCTTAGCAGTAGAGTGAAAGTGTAATTTCAAATACGCCAAGAGGTTAGAGCGACAGAAGAATATAGAAGATGTAGGGTTTTCAATCGTTGAACATTCAACCTCTTGAGTCCTGTATAATATATGTACCCATGGATGTAGATCCCAGGCACAACAGCGTGGGGGGTGCTATCAGTGTGGGGTTCTGGGGAAGTTGTCAGCCGATCAAAGACTGCAGCCAACGCCGCATCTCGGCTTTCACAGCCGTGGGACTTGTGTCAACGCTTGTCATAGGGCGTCAATGACTTGGGGTATCTGCTTTTCAATTTGTAACTGCATCAACTTGCGTGTAGCGTGTCTAGTTAGCCACTTGCTGCCGGATCtagacagacagacagataGATAGCAATAACTGCCGCCAATCCCTTCACAGCAGGCTCTATGTCTGGCATCTCTAACTAAGCAtctgctgctactgctgcaGCCATCTTGACGTTTAGTAACATCAGTGAGTATGACGCTCTGCTTTCATTGCCCCCTCAACCAATATCATGTTTTGTCAGAAATCCAATGCCAGCGCCCAACCTGTCTTGCGCCAATTCAATTGCCCGAGAGTTCTGCACAACTAGCCAACAATCTGTCGAGGGCAGCTGTCCATATGGCGGATGGTTCTGGCAGTGTCAGTTGTGCCGTGCAAGGCGGTCCACTAGCCAGTAGAAGCTTGAACCATCCTAGTGTTTGTGTGAATTCATTCATCATCACGTTCGAGTATTAATCCTGGAGGCACCTGCGAGCAGCGTTAGCAGTGAGAGGAGAGCCGAGACCATGTCGTTTGCGTACCCCAAGTAGTCCtccttgatgctgccaaTAGCCCACATCTCTCCGACCTCGGTCCTGGTACCAATGATTTTTACGCGAACGTGGGTATCGGGCTCAATGACTGTGTCCTCATTGTTGGTGAATTGGGGTGGTGTCGCGTTGGGATCCCACTTGATGTCGCTGGGAATCAACTGTGCCGATGGTCAGAAGGAGGTCACCTCGGCGCAAGGCTCAACATACATGCGCTGATACAAATAGTTGCAGTGGTCCTGCTCGAGCAAAGAAACCCTGAGGGTTGATCGAGTACACGACTGCATCGACCTGGGTCGTGTCAGACTCCGGTATCGTCAAGAGTCGGCAACTGCAGCCTTACCGTCTCGCCCTTGAAGGGCCGCCATACGACGGCGCGATAGCCAACTGTGAACTCTGCGAGGCCGTTTCCAGGGAGGATGCGGCCCTCGGAGATGTCAAAGGTGTCCATGATGGAAATGATGAAGTAGCTGCCGGCGCATGTGCCCTCGACGTCGGTTAGGAGCTTGTGTGTCACGAGATCGTGCATGTTGCGACCGAAGAACGATGGGTGCAGGGTGACCCTACGTTCCAGATTGTAGAGAAAGAACATGATGAAGGGTATAGAGTCGTATCGTGTCGTATCGGGGACGAGTTTTGCGACAAGGGGCGTTCAGTCGAGAGTCGAGATGGAAGCAACAAAGATGAGATAATTGAGGAAGCACAAGATCTAGCCGAAATTTATCGTTGGAAGCGGTTATACGATCGTTCGAGAGGCAGCGACAGGTGCGCGCGCGCGTCGTTGAAAGGCGTAGAGGAACAGCAACGGAAACCGGACAACGCGCGACGACGGTTTGCGGTTtttgggagatggagagggaggaggacaaggcggAACGAATACAAAGATAGACTTCACGTCGTCGCGTCAAACTAGGGCCGCAAGCCTAAACGACACGGGCGCAAAGAGTGGCCAGGTGATAAAGGATGCCTGGTGAGATGCAAAGGTTTGGAGACAttcgacgaggctgagaggtGTTGCTGGCGCAGCAGAAATATTTACCCAGTCAGAGGCCGAGCTTGTCGCGCCTCATCTTGGTGGAGACTTTTCATCAGCCACAGGAGTGGCAGACAAAGAAGTGTGGCTCATGTCTTCTTTTTGGCTCTGGCATGGCATGCACAGCGAGCGGGAAGGACTGCAGGTGCGGCAATTCCCAGCTCCACCACGGCCGGGCCTTGATAGTGACGGCCCGGAATCAGGCAATGCAAGTCGGAAGAGGCCCCCCAAGCTGACCATTCAGCTGCTGCAGAATGTAAGCCGGCAGTGAGTGAcagacaacatcaacaaccgagagggagaggtgTCTACCCTGGATGGTGGCCTCCAACGTGGGTATCAATCAATTGGCGGGTTGAAGTGGACGGCAAGAGCGGAGAACTAACAGTACTGGATGGAAGGGATCTGAGGTTCGGCGGTACTGTCTCCGTGTCATCATTTTGGAGGGATGGATAATACGAGGGAGCTGTCAGTGGAGGCCCCAAAGTGCTCGCACCTATCCAGTCCCCGGTGCCATGGATACCGGTAGTGGTACGATGGCCTTTAAGCGACGCTCCCCAAAACCTTGTCCCCTTGCAAAGAAAAAACCAAAAAACCCGGGGAAGAAGCAAGGGGCAATGGCAGTGCGCAACCAGTAGGCATGATTCCAGGTGCCCTTGGCGAGTTTGCTCTAGTCAAATGAAGGGTCTGATGAGTTTGGAGAATGGGCACACGACCATATTAtaacatgggcatgggcatggatagacagacagacagacatgGGATGGAAGGAAAGAAGCTCCAGTTGATCCGAGGCACGGACACGGACCCTGCCCCACATGGGAAGGTGCAGGTGTGAGGTGAGGTGCGCTGTGGAAGGTGCAGGCAGGtgcaggcgcaggcgcaggTGCCCCCAAACCTGGAAGTGTCCCATTGCTAGTGGACACagagtgagagtgagagagggaaaaaacCTAGCACATGCCCGCCAGGACAACACAGCAAGTAATtcatccattcattcattcactcACTCATTACCGGCCTGGCCTGCGACAGACGCTCTCACTCCATTCACTTCCAACCTCCCTccacctcggcctcttccacctccttcacctccttccctttcatcttcctcctccccctcctctttTTGGCTTTCGTCTGTCTGCATCTTTGGCTTGTTCGCTTCTGCTCTCTCCTTTTCTACTGCTCCTGTCCGTAACGCGCCACCGTACCGTACCGTCCAATAGGCCTCGGCTCATTCTCAAAGAGAGTCGGTCACCTggctgcactgcactgcgcTGTCTTTATTTACGTACCTTCTCCTAATTACCTGGGCCGTGACGATATCAACATCGCATCATCGACCAGGCCTTCGTCTCCTCTCCGCCTTATCCCGCCCCGGAATTTCCTAATACCGCCAGATCCACAACCGCAGCCAGCTTAGGTTCCAGCCAAGGTCTCGACTCAACTCGACTCAACTGACTGTATCCCTATTCTATTGCCCAGTTGTTggatcttgtccttttctGCTTGCGTCTGTCGTTTCGGTTTATCTCAACTGCCGCCGTCTTCTCTGCCAAGCCAtcgcccatcatgtctctAGACCTAGAGCAGCACTTGACCTTTGTAAGTCCCTCACACGGTCTTTTACTGCTCAAGCTCTATTGCGCTTGAGTCCACATCGATGTCATATCTCGAGTCCGCTAACCATGCTCTGTCCAGTATGGTGCTTACCACCATAACTCGATCAATATCGCCATTCACATGGTCTGCGTtcctctcatcctcatctcggcCTTTTGCATGGTTCGTCTTATCCCTTGGTCTCTCATTGCTGATCACTCATTTACCGCGAATATCTGCTCACCGGTACTTGTAGGCCACATATACTGGCACTCTCATCCCCACACCATCCTGGCTCACCATCCCCTATCTGGAACTCAACCTTGGTACCATCGCCGCCAGCCTCTACTCCCTGCTGTATTTGCTCCTCGAGCCCTTTGCTGGATTCCTTCTGGCCGCTTTCTGCATGGGTGGTGCCGCGTTTGGCAACTACCTGCGCCAGCAGAGTCCCGAGACGACCTTCCAGGGTGCCTTGGCCCTCCACATCGTCTGCTGGATCTTCCAGTTCATCGGCCACGGCACCTTTGAGGGTCGGGCCCCTGCCCTGCTCGATAACCTCATTCAGGCCATCTTCCTTGCCCCCATGTTTGTGTGGCTCGAGATGCTCTTCATGCTTGGTTACAGGCCCGAACTGCAGGCTCGTGTGAACAAGAAGGTTCAggtcgagattgagaagttcaaggccaagtccaagaacgGCAAGGCCCAATAAAGGGCGGTGCCTGGATCTGGCTTGCAGCGTCGTCCTTGAGCCCCATGTCTTGGCAGGCGGTCAATTACCCAAGGATGCGAATGCATGTCAGTTCAAGTGCCCAGACAAACCGCGATTCGAGCCCACGAGCCTGGCCGAACCGCCATCAACATATGAAAATGCCGACTTTTGTGTCGCATCTTACGGATGGAAAAGTCCGCGACGGTCTTTGGGCCATTATTGGAGTGCAAGGTGGTTTTGGTGACCTCACCCGTATCATCTTCTCACACGCTTCATGTTTACTATAGCAGTTTTCATTTGCTTACACGGCTGTTAGGTTGCTTTGAGAGCCACACATTATCAATCAAATTCAGCATGCACAATTTGGAGAAGGAATCTATCTATCTGTACGGTGAACGGGGTCATGTTGGCTGGCGTCTTGAATGCCGCCTGGAGTGTACGGAGTTGTTCTTGATAATCAAGTTAGCATTTAAGAAAGCACcatctatatctatttatGCCATCATCTACTTCCCACGCCCCCTATTACAGATGGACTTGTTCCGCAACGGCCAGTCCTCAATGGGCTTGGTCCTGCAGCTCTCGCAGGCCCTATTCACCCGCTGCAGAGGGTTGGGCAAGTCGTCGCAATAGCAAGGTGGCCATAGGCAGTCTACCAAAGGACTCAGACAGTAGTAGTTTCTTCGCGGCGGTACCCTCTGACATGGTATGCGCTCACGACCCATGTGGCGACAATGATATAAGGACATCTGATAGCACATTTTGGAGCTCCTGCGTTCCGCAGTGTCCACGGCCTTGTTGTGTTATTGCAGGATAAGCGGATGATGGTAAAGATACAGATCTACGGGATATTAAAAGTTGAATGTAAGATGAAAGAGGTCTGTAAGAGGTCGCAGGGATTTCTGCTCTGGCAGGAGGCCGGCCATACCATCATATTTATGGAGGTTAATGGAACACCAACGCCTTTGTTCGTCGAGCACCCAAAAAAGCCATGGCAATGAACAGAACACCAAGTGTGCTTTGGGTTATTCTTCACCAATGGCACCAGAACAAAGAATCATGTGTAAAGCCAGCACAACAAACTTGTTCTATTTAGGGTGGCATTACCAAGAGCTACCAAAGCTTATGCCGGAAGACGAGTAAAGATATAACTATCTATTTCTAAATATTCACGGGGTAATTAAGGCGAGGCGTGAGTGTAATAAGCAACTGATACGACATTTTGATGAAATAAATCCTGACTGACTACTAAGCTGGCTAAGAATGAAAATAACGTTTGCTGAGAATAGTGAATGGATCCTTCTCTCCCCTTTCTGTCCATCGCTTTTTCTGTCCAACTCCTCCCCTAACATCCAACTGCCTCATCAAGCATCACAAACCGAGTCCCTAAGCAGAGACAGGGTCAAcggcagcaacagcctccTTAGTCTTTCCCGAGGCATCCTGAGCCACATCCTTCGCATCACCTGCCTTGTCCTCCACACCCTTCTTGATCGAGTCAATGGCAGGGAGCTTGATAGCACCACCCAGGACGGCCGCAAGAATTTCTTTGAGCTCATCGGTAGGAACATTGGCAGCGGCTTCGTGGTTGTTTGCCACCTCGCGCTTGTCATTGCCGCtgtccttgcccttgttgtcggtcttgcccttcttggcaccCTCAAGCTTCTGCTGAatgagggccttgatgatctcaGGAGTGAGAACGATGGGGTCTCGCCGCTCAACAGATGCTCCGTCGGCGATAATAGGGTCCacaagctcctcagccttTGGCTCCTCTCGCTTTCCTGACCCCTTGGTGAGCGgcaggaggttgaggctAAGAATTCTGCCAATGCCAGCCACCTCGCGCTCAGATAGCTCCTGTCCATCTCGCTTGCCAAGACCACCCAGCAGACCGGCGAGCAGTTCCTCAACAGACAGTCCGGCAATGGCCTCCTCGCGCTTGGGGAGGGTCTTCTTACCACTCTTGCTGAGTCCGCCTAGAAGACTAAGAAGATCCTTGACAGAGATGGGCAATCCAGCGATAGCCTCCTCACGCTTGCCAAGTCCGCccagaagaccaaggaggtcTTCAAGGGAGATGGGCAGGGTAGCCTCCTCGCGCTTGGAGAGACTCTCTTCGCCACGCTTGCCAAGTCCTAGGAGACCGAGGAGATCTTCGAGAGAGATGGGTAGTCCTGCGATAGCCTCCTCGCGCTTGCCAAGTCCACCCAGCAGACCAAGGAGGTCTTCAAGAGAGATGGGAAGTCCAGCAATGGCTTCCTCGCGCTTAGAAAGCTCCTGGTTATCTCTCTTGCCAAGCCCGAGCCCCTTCAGAAGAGCGAGAAGGTCCCCGACTGGTAGCCCAGCAAGAGCCTCCTCGCGCTTGGAGAGACTCTCTTCGCCACGCTTGCCAAGCCCTAGGAGACCGAGGAGATCTTCGAGAGAGATGGGTAGTCCcgcgatggcctcctcgcgCTTCCGCTTGTCGgattccttcttcttgtcgtctcCGTCTTCACCAGACTTTCCGCCAGCCAGGGCACCCAGCTTTTCGGTAAGGTCTTTGGGAAGATCTCCAACGGCTGCAGAGCCACTGGCACCACCGGTCAAACCACCAAGCTTTTCAGTAAGCTCCTTGGTAAGGCCACCAGTCGCGCCGCTCACAGTATCAGTGAGCCCCTTGGTAAGTCCTCCAACGCCTCCGGAGCCGCCGGTcaggccgagaagaccaTCTAGGAGTCCACCGAGGAGGGCTTCCTcacgcttcttcttgtcggatcccttcttgtcggcaCCGTCTTCACCAGATTTTCCGTCCGTAAGCCCACCAGTTACGTCGCCCAGCTTCCCGGTGAGCTCCTTGGTAAGGCCTTCAGCGCTGCCGGTAACATCACCAAGCTTTCCAGTAAGCTCCTTGCCGAGTCCCCCAACGGGTCCAGAGCCGCCGGTCAGGCTGCCGGTAAGGCCGCCAAGCGCACTGAGgagctcgccgaggagggctTCCTCGCGCTTCTGCTTATATGCTCCCTTCTTGTTGCCCGTGAGCCCACCAGTCAGACCACCCAACTTGTCGGTAAGGTCCTTGGTAAGGCCTCCAGCGCTACCGGTGACACCATCTAGCTTGCCAGTGAGACCCTTAGTAAGGCCACCAGTCACGCCGCCCACGGTGTCAGTCGCGCCCTTTACAgctcctccaacgcctccGGAGCCGCCGGTcaggccgagaagaccaTCTAGGAGCCCA harbors:
- a CDS encoding HpcH-HpaI domain-containing protein, translated to MKLLSSTALRMRPALTAGNSLRLRGTARHLTTMQASNRLRTALKEGRKSMGAWQMLPGANISRVLARSGVDWVLVDCEHGNLDDGAMHDAVPAIAALGVSPIVRLPDIQGWMVKRALDSGAHGIVVPLLRTPEEARQLVQSSKFPPLGQRGFGSPIAPERFNPVPSFTDYLQQANDSLLTIVQIETKEALESIDEIAAVEGIDVLFVGPFDLGNNIGHPIINGVMTQELKDAIAKVLSAGQKAGKKTGVYCTGGEQAKLFADQGFDMMNVVTDYTALGVVAKEQLSFAEGRP